The stretch of DNA TACTGGCCCTGCTGGGCACTGCTGGTCCTTAGTAGAATTAGGTCTTGGGTCATTGGGTGGTGAGGACCTCGCTTTCTCACCCTGTCTCGGGCTGCCTTCTCACTCCGGCTGAGTACTGAGTGTTTGGTGTCAAAAGTCTTCTTATCTTTAAATAAGGAAGCTATTCTCACGTTTCATGCATGAACATTCTACTTTAATGTCTAAACGTTCTATAAGGATTCTAGAAACAGCAtatcaaatcattttaattcgGTTACTTTCTTACCCAATCTGCTGGTGGAAGTACTTTGTGTCTGGCTGACTCTGTTTTGAAAGTCCTTGCATCCACTGACAGGCCTACCTGTTGAAAGAACAGATCGAGGCCTGGTGTGGGACTCAGACTGTGGGCTGATGGAGACCCTGCTGTGACGACAAGTCTGGAGTTGACTCCACGTCGCCGCCCTTGTGGACTCCTGCTGAGCAtctaaaggtacaaaacagcaACGTTAAAGTCAGCGTGAAAAGAAAATTCACCatatctattttctaaatgcttGTTAATGATTCATGGATGCAGGTTTCAtttctttttgcaattttgaccTCATAATGTGTAATACAAATATCATTACTTTCTGATCTTCTGGTGAAATGacagacttctctctggtgacATATACTGGAATTATCCAAATATTTACTTTTCAGAGCACCGACCACCAGAACAGCCAGGcacaattacagttttttccCGCAGGCTATATTCAGCCTGAACAATTAAAACTTTCTTAACTATACTCTGTCCATCATAACTGACACATTTATACATAAAATCCAAAATTTGCACATTTGTATACTGCACACTTGTACATCATATCTGTACATTCAACAGTAGGGGAAGGAGATGGAGAACTtgtaataaaaattgtaataattaatatGGTTAAAAGAGGAAACTGGATTTTTGATAGAGGTATCAGCAGCTTTTtatgtgtaaaaaaacaaaaaaaaaaaaaaaaactgtgatttGAGCTAAAGAAGAAAATGTACTATACTTCTTGTCAAAATTTGTTCtaatttgaattatattatttaaatataatcttgACTTGAAAAACAGTTTTAGAGATTTCGGTCTTTCCCTATTCAAGTAGATGGGAGCTGCCAGGAGTGTTAACAATATGGCTGAGGAGCGAACTGACATGTAAACAAGAGTGTCTGGGAAActtgtttgaaaacagtcattatttttgtcattaattcTTTTTGTTGATGCTAGTAGTGCAGAAATGACAAATTTCCGCTTTAAGTATGATGAATGTCAGCCACATTAGTTCATTCTTTGGCAAGACATGGCAAACTATCtaataaacaatgcatttatttaaaaatttattttaatagtataaATAATTGCTGCTTATTGTAGTTCATAAACCACTGTAAGCAAAGATTAGAAATTATGTCCTGTATATAAATTTGACTACAAGCCATTTGAAAGGTTGTACCTTGTGGACGCTGCACACTGGGGGTTGAAAGGCTCTTGAAATGGTGGGAACGACATTTTAGTCTGGACGAGCTCCCTCGAGTCATCCGTTCAGCATTCTGAAGCACATTCTCAGGGGAGACGTGGGACTGCGCAAAAAAATTCCTCACAGCACTGGCAGAGTAGTCCCAGTGAACCTCCGCAAACTGAAGCATCAGAACACTGCTTCTGTTGTTTACAACCACACTGAAAGCATGACAGAAAACATCAATTAAACCTTATTACAACATCTTTTTCCAATTACATAACAtaagaaagaacagcattgcaaaattgtgagatatgtcTGGCCATAGGGCATACTCACGTGTTGTGGTGTGTGTGCAGAGAAAGGACAGGGCATTGCTTCATGTTTGTCTTAATAACTCTTAGGCAGTCTCCAGTTAAGAAGTTGAAGATCCGGATCTTTCCGTCCATGCAGCCAGTAATGATCCGCAGGAACAGGAAAGACATAGTCAATACCTCTCTAAAGATTATAATAGAGAATAGGCAAGAGAGCAAAGCACTTATGAAAGCACACAATTTTGGTATTAAAGGTTATTAATGAGGATGACCAGCTGTAAGGTCACTGATGGTTTAGTTACTTTGGATGCTGGAAGATCCTCAGGCACTTCTTGAATCTAGAGTTGGTGCTCCATGCCTTGACCACCCCATCTGAACCCCCAGAGAGGATATGCCACTGATCGATGCACAGACACAGCACTGCCCCCTGGTGGCCACTGATTTGCTGCAATGAGGAAAGCgagggagaacatctagcattCAACCATTCAGTAGCTGTTTCATGAAGAACAATGTTGCTGAAATTTATCGGAGGTCAGGAATACCACTGTTTTTATGAGTACTTTTCTAAATCAAAGCTTTCCTAAGATTAAAAACACATGCTTGTGCTCTGGAAAAGATCATGGAGCATATCACCCTTATAAGTGATGCTGTCTCCATGCTCCATATTCTGATCTGACCTCCAGCACAGCTGCTGACCACCAGAGTTTCATTAATCTTCACACACATGATTGGTTTAAGGTGTTTGAACTTCAGATTCTCAACGCACTTCCCCGTCAGTAGGTTCCACACTgtgataaatatacataaagaGATATACATATATTCTTTCAGGCTGTTAGGCTTTGGTCTGTTGGTGTACAgcagggctcctcaaatctggaccttgagatccactttcctgcagagtttagctgtaaccctaatcaaacacacctgaacatactaatcaatgtcttcaggatcattagaaaatcacaggcaggtgagtttgatcagcgttggagctaaactctgcagtggattggacctccaggttaagatttgaggaaccctggtgtACAGTATGCCAGTGCAGACAATATGCCAAATGACAGCACATGACTCACAAAAAAAgtatatcacagtttccacaaaaatattaagcagtttccaacattgataataagaagaaacgCTTACTGAACAAtattaaaatcagcatattagaatacaTTTAGGaggatcatgagacactgaagaaTGGCATAATGACATTATATAGAATTGTGTTGTTATAGTTGTATACAAGTCATAACTGCCTACCTTTAACTCTACAGTCTTTGGCTCCAGACACCAGTCTATCTTCATACAAATCCAGGCAGTTTATAGTGCCAAAATGTCCATGAAAAATTATCATACATACACCTGTCTTCAGATTCCAGCACCTTTGGGAGGAATACAGAAATTAAGCACTGTTGTCTCTGATCTTCGTTAAACAACCACAGTAATGTTTGACTAACCTGATACTGAGGTCATAGCTGGCGCTGATAACTAGGTCTCTCTCTTCACAAACCAGCACAGCTCTTATACTACCTGCATGTCCTTGGATCACTGGAGGAATCTCTTTTAGTGATGGGACATGCAGCAACCTGATTATACGGTCCTTGGAGCCAACCGCCACTAACTGCCCCCCAGCATAATGCATTACTCTACTGGGATCTTCTCTAAATGGAGCAAAAAAAGTGACAGGAAGTATTAAAACTATGATGCATCTATATATTTAACACGTGTATCTTACAGTATATTCTTACATGTTTTCTACCTTTCCAACAGGACTGATATGTTATATACTCCACAGTACACGTTGCGTTCTTCCAATTGGACTGTCTTGGTTTTAAAGCCTTTGTAGATAGAATCTAAATCTCGCTCTTGTAACTAAAAACACAGGGTTGTTAAAACTATACAATGTTTAAACTGAAGATATTAAaaagtgtgtttacatttttattcagagTGCAAAAGGTGGCTTTTTGTACCAGCTTATGTTTGGGGAAAGATTCTCCATGCCGAAAGTGCTTGTCCTCCTCACTGATTGGCACTACAACTTCACAGATCTTTGCATAAACAGGGTTGACCTTAGACGCTGAGTTACCCTGAAAATGCATACAAATGATCAGGGTTGAATTGTAACATTGAGAACAAAGTTACATGAGTCATTTGAACTACTTTCATGcggcagaaaaaagaaagagagagctaATATAAATGATCACACTCACAAAATTGGTATGTTTTCAATTTATCCTAAGCAACATATTGTGCATGGAAGATATGGATATTATCAGTTaggtgtgttccctgggaatgaAATCCATGAACTTGCTATTGCTAACACCAGGTTCCACCAGCTGATCTGCAGGTTGCACTGATATATTTGATATCCATGAGATGTCAAAAATCACAtagatattgtttattttgttatgtattACCTGCAGAATCATggcctgtttctcaacactctTCTTTACTTCAATCTCGGTTAAGACCTCCTCCGTTAGGCATTGCCAGTGCATGGACACACGCCTGCAGCTGTACAGTGAGACCTTATCCAAAAGCCCTAAGTgtcaataacaaaaaatatgaaaatatgtaaaacaggagaaaaagaTTAGTATTATGTCTAAATAACTGCTGTGTGTCCATACGTCTGGATGCTGCTAGGCTACCTTTAGGATGAAAAATACATACTTGCATAAAgatcatttaatataaatgcatttaatattatatgttaaaatatacaCATATGGCAACTAAAGCTCAGATACAAGAATTTCTGATAATagtaatttcagaaaaatgagTACTCTTAGAATTAGAGCTCttgaaaaaataattgttgcCATTAGTGTGGTTTAAGTTCAGTTGCTAAGTCTTTTACACTCTAGGTAAAGAGTATCTTTACAGTCAACCTAACCTTCTTGTCCACAGGCAATATAATTGTTTCTATAGCAGCACATGTCTAGACTATTTCATAGGTCTGAAAAGAAGCATGCACTCGATTTAAAATAAAGCATCTACATTTATAACATCTGAGAATATGAAAAGTGACAGACATTATAGagaattaaaataacatttgtttaTACTTAATTCTGACATTAAGTCTGAACAGTCAAACTCTTAATAGCTCCATGTGTGGAAAAACTAGACTAACCTAAAATCCTCTTTGCAATGTCGACTGGCAGGCTTCGAATAAAATCTCTATGACGGCTGACCCCTGACAGAGATTTTGATGACCTGGGGACAACAGTGAGGGCAGGATCTGGATCATCCAAACAGTCAGAGTCTGAATCTTGGCCTTTTGTTCTTCTGTTCCAGGGGTCTACATTCTGAACGTCCAGCTCAACCACATCACAGATACTCTTGAGAGATTTGGagtcatttactgtataataaaaGGGGTAAATTGAATATACCCACaacttaatacaaatatttactttaatatGGAATATCCAATCACTTTTGCAAAAAGCTAACTACTTACACTGTTCTGAAAGCCCCTGTTTTAAGACATCTGTTCGACTGCCCTGGTGAGCTTCTTGAGGCAGGTCAGCTGTCTCATATACAGAACATGCTTGGATGAGAAGATCTAGATCTGTGTGGTCAGATTCTGAACGGTAGGAGACTCGTGACTCTGTAACTGAGAGATCTGCATACAAATCTATAATCAGGCAAGATACtatatttcaataaaacaaccATGTTTAAAAGCTTGATGTATCTGATAACAAAATGCTTACAGAACTACAGTATTGTGGCACTTTAACTACAAGCGTTGATAAACATGCATATACTTTGGCAAAAAAGGTGAACTCATATGAGcacaatatttacatatttcaaGATCCGCCTTTTGATTTTGGCACTTATAATTTACTAGAAATCATATAGTCTCATGCCATTTACTAAAATCCTTTTTGTGAATTGTAATTTGCTAATATGTaatgctttttattattttttcataatcaTCGTACAGTTGGCGATGTTATGTGCATTCTTACCAGTACTGCTGAATTGTAGAAATTTGTGTTTCTCCCAAACAATCAGGATATGCACCAGATTTCCTAACATGTGCAAAAGAGAGGTGTCACACAAAGACAAGAGCCCCAGCACATACTTGGACTTGATGCAGTCTGGGCTCTTCCTAAACCATTCCCAAGTTTCCAACGTGTCCATTCCTTTCAGTTTTGTGTCCAGAGCTCCATCCATTCTCCATATGGAGTCCTCAGGTCGGCTGAGCTGGCCTCTGGACCTGGCATATGTGAAATCCTTGCCTGATGTGACTTGTAAAACACTCTGAAGATTCTCCAGGATTTGAAGATTGTGGCACCGCACCAGGATGCCAGTGAGAAACCTCCTCTGGGATGCTCCTCCAGCCTTTTTCATCCATTGGGTGGAGTGGTGCAGTTTCTCAGAGAGGACACACGACTGACAGCGTCCACAAATGTTGAACTCCTCATCCTCTCCTTTACAAGACCATTCGAGCACTGAATCACCAGATTCTCCCTTTAAACATTTCACTTCAGTCATGTTAGTGATCTAGAAATGTGCAGATCCATTCAAGTGTGctgtttttaaaacacaaaataggTAAGGAATTATAAATAACAGAAATTATTCGATTCAGTTACTGAAGTCTCAAACTTTTCAGTTAACGTTACACCCTCCTAGAGACTTCACACAAACTTAT from Onychostoma macrolepis isolate SWU-2019 chromosome 12, ASM1243209v1, whole genome shotgun sequence encodes:
- the fbxw10 gene encoding F-box and WD repeat domain containing protein 10B isoform X1, which gives rise to MTEVKCLKGESGDSVLEWSCKGEDEEFNICGRCQSCVLSEKLHHSTQWMKKAGGASQRRFLTGILVRCHNLQILENLQSVLQVTSGKDFTYARSRGQLSRPEDSIWRMDGALDTKLKGMDTLETWEWFRKSPDCIKSKYVLGLLSLCDTSLLHMLGNLVHILIVWEKHKFLQFSSTDLYADLSVTESRVSYRSESDHTDLDLLIQACSVYETADLPQEAHQGSRTDVLKQGLSEQLNDSKSLKSICDVVELDVQNVDPWNRRTKGQDSDSDCLDDPDPALTVVPRSSKSLSGVSRHRDFIRSLPVDIAKRILGLLDKVSLYSCRRVSMHWQCLTEEVLTEIEVKKSVEKQAMILQGNSASKVNPVYAKICEVVVPISEEDKHFRHGESFPKHKLLQERDLDSIYKGFKTKTVQLEERNVYCGVYNISVLLEREDPSRVMHYAGGQLVAVGSKDRIIRLLHVPSLKEIPPVIQGHAGSIRAVLVCEERDLVISASYDLSIRCWNLKTGVCMIIFHGHFGTINCLDLYEDRLVSGAKDCRVKVWNLLTGKCVENLKFKHLKPIMCVKINETLVVSSCAGGQIRIWSMETASLIRQISGHQGAVLCLCIDQWHILSGGSDGVVKAWSTNSRFKKCLRIFQHPKEVLTMSFLFLRIITGCMDGKIRIFNFLTGDCLRVIKTNMKQCPVLSLHTHHNTVVVNNRSSVLMLQFAEVHWDYSASAVRNFFAQSHVSPENVLQNAERMTRGSSSRLKCRSHHFKSLSTPSVQRPQDAQQESTRAATWSQLQTCRHSRVSISPQSESHTRPRSVLSTGRPVSGCKDFQNRVSQTQSTSTSRLDKKTFDTKHSVLSRSEKAARDRVRKRGPHHPMTQDLILLRTSSAQQGQYSDLARSNMELNARVRDAWGPDSSKEPSFQTNTKKSSEIHTPFTTHSADLSPQSSSQSRQTCFTPHSLPKQSQRSFKVVGSRTNKIGPLNTTSPEDGKTPQRLFIRRTSMPTHCNEDFEVTNKTSSYHVPLNPFRGHGDFQLRTDTQLEAYIQECTRQQQIHKHGSGDDQGKTVWKRSHCHQ
- the fbxw10 gene encoding F-box and WD repeat domain containing protein 10B isoform X2 → MTEVKCLKGESGDSVLEWSCKGEDEEFNICGRCQSCVLSEKLHHSTQWMKKAGGASQRRFLTGILVRCHNLQILENLQSVLQVTSGKDFTYARSRGQLSRPEDSIWRMDGALDTKLKGMDTLETWEWFRKSPDCIKSKYVLGLLSLCDTSLLHMLGNLVHILIVWEKHKFLQFSSTDLSVTESRVSYRSESDHTDLDLLIQACSVYETADLPQEAHQGSRTDVLKQGLSEQLNDSKSLKSICDVVELDVQNVDPWNRRTKGQDSDSDCLDDPDPALTVVPRSSKSLSGVSRHRDFIRSLPVDIAKRILGLLDKVSLYSCRRVSMHWQCLTEEVLTEIEVKKSVEKQAMILQGNSASKVNPVYAKICEVVVPISEEDKHFRHGESFPKHKLLQERDLDSIYKGFKTKTVQLEERNVYCGVYNISVLLEREDPSRVMHYAGGQLVAVGSKDRIIRLLHVPSLKEIPPVIQGHAGSIRAVLVCEERDLVISASYDLSIRCWNLKTGVCMIIFHGHFGTINCLDLYEDRLVSGAKDCRVKVWNLLTGKCVENLKFKHLKPIMCVKINETLVVSSCAGGQIRIWSMETASLIRQISGHQGAVLCLCIDQWHILSGGSDGVVKAWSTNSRFKKCLRIFQHPKEVLTMSFLFLRIITGCMDGKIRIFNFLTGDCLRVIKTNMKQCPVLSLHTHHNTVVVNNRSSVLMLQFAEVHWDYSASAVRNFFAQSHVSPENVLQNAERMTRGSSSRLKCRSHHFKSLSTPSVQRPQDAQQESTRAATWSQLQTCRHSRVSISPQSESHTRPRSVLSTGRPVSGCKDFQNRVSQTQSTSTSRLDKKTFDTKHSVLSRSEKAARDRVRKRGPHHPMTQDLILLRTSSAQQGQYSDLARSNMELNARVRDAWGPDSSKEPSFQTNTKKSSEIHTPFTTHSADLSPQSSSQSRQTCFTPHSLPKQSQRSFKVVGSRTNKIGPLNTTSPEDGKTPQRLFIRRTSMPTHCNEDFEVTNKTSSYHVPLNPFRGHGDFQLRTDTQLEAYIQECTRQQQIHKHGSGDDQGKTVWKRSHCHQ